One Solanum pennellii chromosome 10, SPENNV200 genomic region harbors:
- the LOC107001190 gene encoding benzoate carboxyl methyltransferase-like yields MVLENFLPMTAGDSECSYANNSILQRRVIEKSKPLLEESVKNMLKNIGIFPKCLRVADLGCSSGGNTLLCMSNVIDTVDNLCKQNKFEPLEFQVYLNDLPDNDFNDVFKSIPSFLEKYGNNCYVAGVAGSFYQRLFPSNTLNFVHSSYSLHWLSQVPKGLDDCNKKSILISQSSPPQVVEAYSNQFNKDFSSFLCFRSQEVMSGGHMVLVYVGRSNPDPRSYDSCCLMDLLTNSLLHLAAQGKIKEDEIDSFNIPSYAPYEEEIKKIIQMEGSFRLEKLETFESDMTAIDKPFEDIAKLVVKTIRAVTEVMLASHFGNSIIHHLFDIYINHVTQYLSMGNTIKFFNICLCLRKK; encoded by the exons ATGGTACTCGAAAATTTTTTACCAATGACTGCAGGAGATTCAGAATGCAGTTATGCCAATAATTCAATCCTTCAG AGAAGAGTGATAGAAAAGTCAAAACCTTTATTAGAAGAAAGTGTAAAAAATATGTTGAAGAATATCGGCATCTTTCCGAAGTGTTTGAGAGTAGCAGATCTGGGTTGTTCTTCAGGAGGAAATACACTTTTATGTATGAGCAATGTGATTGATACAGTTGATAATTTGTGCAAACAGAACAAGTTTGAACCACTAGAATTTCAAGTGTATTTGAATGATCTTCCAGATAATGATTTCAATGATGTCTTCAAATCAATTCCAtcatttcttgaaaaatatgggAATAATTGTTACGTAGCAGGAGTTGCTGGTTCTTTTTATCAAAGGCTTTTTCCTTCAAACACCTTGAACTTTGTTCATTCTTCTTATAGTCTCCATTGGCTTTCTCAG GTTCCAAAAGGGTTGGACGACTGTAACAAAAAAAGTATACTCATATCACAATCAAGTCCTCCACAAGTAGTGGAAGCATATTCCAATCAATTCAACAAGGATTTTTCAAGCTTTCTATGCTTTCGTTCTCAAGAAGTAATGAGTGGAGGGCATATGGTCCTTGTGTATGTTGGCAGGAGCAATCCAGATCCAAGAAGCTATGATTCTTGTTGTTTGATGGATTTACTAACAAACTCACTTCTTCATTTAGCAGCGCAG GGCAAGATCAAAGAGGATGAAATTGATTCATTTAACATTCCTTCTTATGCAccatatgaagaagagataaaGAAGATCATACAAATGGAAGGATCATTTAGACTTGAAAAACTTGAAACATTTGAGAGTGATATGACTGCCATTGACAAACCTTTTGAGGATATTGCCAAGTTAGTAGTTAAGACTATAAGAGCGGTAACTGAGGTTATGTTGGCTTCTCATTTTGGAAACTCCATAATTCATCATTTGTTCGACATATATATAAACCATGTCACACAATACCTATCCATGGGAAATACCATCAAGTTCTTCAATATTTGTTTATGCTTGcggaaaaaataa